One Natrinema marinum genomic window carries:
- a CDS encoding Rieske (2Fe-2S) protein, with protein sequence MDDGRITALSEVPDDSTVCFRVTDDAGEIREAILVRTDPAATDGGEPIAEADGVACWLNYCQHFTHIKLDKGSGAPMRNGELVCANHGAYFEADSGECTFGPCEGAYLTELEVSVADGDVYLTDGDYEFVGIGPIEGDDLDRTSTSNVEF encoded by the coding sequence ATGGACGACGGACGGATCACGGCGCTGTCCGAGGTGCCCGACGACTCGACGGTTTGCTTTCGCGTCACCGACGATGCAGGCGAGATACGGGAAGCGATCCTCGTCAGGACCGACCCGGCGGCGACCGACGGCGGGGAACCGATCGCCGAAGCGGACGGCGTCGCCTGTTGGCTCAACTACTGCCAGCACTTCACGCACATCAAACTGGACAAGGGGTCGGGCGCGCCGATGCGAAACGGCGAACTCGTCTGTGCGAACCACGGCGCGTACTTCGAGGCCGACTCCGGCGAGTGTACGTTCGGTCCCTGCGAGGGGGCCTACCTCACCGAACTCGAGGTGAGCGTCGCCGACGGCGACGTGTATCTGACCGACGGCGATTACGAGTTCGTCGGGATAGGGCCGATCGAGGGCGACGACCTCGATCGTACGTCGACCTCGAACGTCGAGTTCTAG